A single Salmo trutta chromosome 14, fSalTru1.1, whole genome shotgun sequence DNA region contains:
- the LOC115208650 gene encoding neuronal pentraxin-1-like — protein MSGNMPGIREGHSWQLFLLSFLVLEGSTQDFGQTQFICTSVPKDVDLCAATMQNSGPAEDLKTTVMQLRETVLQQKETIMNQKETIRELTSKLSRCESQSLPEAGAGGRRIVPGAKNTMGDVSRGPQDTLAQLGQTLQTLKQRLENLEQYSRNNGTAQANSLKDLLQNKIDDMEKQVLSRVNTLEETKPGQKNDTDQRNRVESTLTSMHHRITDLEKGGKDNRPLDKFQLTFPLRTNYMYAKAKRTLPEMYAFTVCLWIKSNASPGVGTPFSYAVPGQANELVLIEWGNNPMEILINDKVAKLPFIINDGKWHHICITWTTRDGMWEAFQDGVLRGSGENLAPYHPIKPQGVLVLGQEQDTLGGGFDATQAYVGELANLNMWDRKLSIGDIYNLATCNSKAQTGNVFSWSESNIEIFGGATKWTFEPCRALN, from the exons ATGTCAGGAAACATGCCTGGAATCAGGGAGGGACACTCTTGGCAACTTTTCCTACTTTCTTTCTTGGTTTTGGAGGGGTCAACGCAAGATTTCGGACAGACCCAGTTTATTTGCACGTCTGTGCCCAAGGATGTGGACTTGTGCGCGGCTACGATGCAGAACAGCGGTCCGGCGGAGGATTTGAAGACGACGGTGATGCAATTGAGGGAGACCGTGTTACAGCAAAAGGAGACCATCATGAACCAAAAGGAGACAATCAGGGAACTAACGTCCAAGTTGAGCCGGTGTGAGAGCCAGAGTCTGCCCGAGGCGGGAGCGGGAGGCCGGAGAATAGTACCGGGCGCCAAGAACACTATGGGGGACGTATCAAGGGGTCCTCAGGACACTCTCGCTCAACTAGGACAGACTTTACAGACTCTCAAACAGAGGTTGGAGAATCTTGAG CAATACAGCCGAAACAACGGTACCGCCCAGGCGAATAGTCTGAAAGACCTGCTTCAGAACAAGATTGATGATATGGAGAAGCAGGTGCTGTCCCGGGTCAACACCCTGGAGGAGACCAAACCGGGTCAGAAAAACGATACGGACCAGCGGAACCGAGTGGAGTCCACGCTGACTTCCATGCATCACCGGATAACGGACCTAGAGAAAG GTGGGAAAGACAACAGACCACTGGACAAGTTCCAGCTGACATTCCCGTTGAGAACCAACTACATGTACGCCAAAGCCAAGAGAACCCTGCCGGAGATGTATGCCTTCACCGTGTGTCTGTGGATTAAATCTAACGCGTCGCCCGGAGTGGGCACACCGTTCTCCTACGCTGTCCCAGGGCAGGCCAACGAGCTGGTGCTGATTGAGTGGGGGAATAACCCGATGGAGATACTCATCAATGATAAG GTGGCCAAGTTGCCGTTCATCATCAACGACGGGAAGTGGCATCACATCTGCATCACCTGGACCACGCGCGACGGGATGTGGGAGGCGTTTCAGGACGGAGTGCTGCGGGGCAGTGGAGAGAATCTGGCGCCATACCATCCCATCAAGCCGCAGGGAGTCCTCGTATTGGGACAAGAGCAG GACACGCTGGGGGGAGGTTTCGACGCCACACAAGCATATGTGGGTGAGCTAGCAAATCTCAACATGTGGGATAGGAAGCTTTCCATCGGGGATATTTATAACCTGGCAACCTGCAACAGTAAAGCGCAAACTGGCAATGTATTCTCTTGGTCGGAGTCCAACATTGAAATATTCGGTGGAGCTACCAAGTGGACATTCGAGCCGTGCCGTGCGCTCAACTGA